Proteins encoded by one window of Halorubrum ruber:
- a CDS encoding O-acetylhomoserine aminocarboxypropyltransferase/cysteine synthase family protein has protein sequence MPSDEDDDRKFSTRSVHAGSEPDPATGARATPIYQTTAYQFDDADHAADLFALEEAGNVYSRLMNPTNAALEERIASLEGGVGAVATASGMAALDVTTFLLASAGDNIVTSSALYGGTYTYLTHSVERRGVSTRFVDPLDYEGYAEAIDEDTAYVHLETIGNPALVTPDIQRIADIAHDHGVPLFVDNTFATPYLCRPLEHGADLVWESTTKWLTGNGTTVGGVVVDGGSFPWAEHAEKYPEIAQDNPAYHGINFAERFGDAAFTFAAVTRGLRDLGDQQSPFDAWNTLQQTESLPLRMDRHCENAGVVAEYLADHDDIAWVNYPGLESHETHEEASEYLDGGYGGMLTFGLEAGYEAARATVEEADLASLVANVGDSKTLVIHPASTTHQQLTEEEQEAAGVTDDMVRLSVGIEDPADIVADLEAAIEAATQ, from the coding sequence ATGCCATCCGACGAGGACGACGACCGGAAATTCAGCACGCGAAGCGTCCACGCCGGCTCGGAGCCGGACCCGGCGACCGGCGCCCGCGCGACGCCCATCTACCAGACGACCGCCTACCAGTTCGACGACGCCGACCACGCCGCGGACCTGTTCGCGCTCGAAGAGGCCGGCAACGTCTACTCGCGGCTGATGAACCCGACCAACGCCGCCCTCGAGGAGCGGATCGCCTCGCTGGAGGGGGGCGTCGGCGCGGTCGCGACCGCCTCGGGCATGGCCGCGCTCGACGTGACGACGTTCCTGCTCGCCTCGGCGGGCGACAACATCGTCACGTCGTCGGCGCTGTACGGCGGCACCTACACCTACCTCACCCACTCCGTCGAGCGCCGCGGGGTCTCGACTCGCTTTGTCGACCCCCTCGACTACGAGGGGTACGCCGAGGCCATCGACGAGGACACCGCCTACGTCCACCTCGAAACGATCGGCAACCCCGCCCTCGTCACGCCCGACATCCAGCGGATCGCCGACATCGCGCACGACCACGGCGTCCCGCTGTTCGTCGACAACACGTTCGCGACCCCGTACCTCTGCCGGCCGCTCGAACACGGCGCCGACCTCGTCTGGGAGTCGACGACCAAGTGGCTCACGGGCAACGGCACCACGGTCGGCGGCGTCGTCGTCGACGGCGGCTCGTTCCCGTGGGCCGAGCACGCCGAGAAGTACCCGGAGATCGCGCAGGACAACCCCGCCTACCACGGGATCAACTTCGCCGAGCGGTTCGGCGACGCCGCCTTCACCTTCGCGGCGGTCACCCGCGGCCTGCGCGACCTCGGCGACCAGCAGTCGCCGTTCGACGCGTGGAACACGCTCCAGCAGACGGAGTCGCTCCCGCTGCGCATGGACCGCCACTGCGAGAACGCGGGCGTCGTGGCCGAGTACCTCGCGGACCACGACGATATCGCGTGGGTGAACTACCCCGGCTTAGAGAGCCACGAGACCCACGAGGAGGCCAGCGAGTACCTGGACGGAGGCTACGGCGGAATGCTCACCTTCGGGCTGGAGGCCGGCTACGAGGCGGCGCGGGCGACCGTCGAGGAGGCGGACCTCGCCTCGCTGGTCGCGAACGTCGGCGACTCGAAGACGCTCGTCATCCACCCGGCGTCGACGACCCACCAGCAGCTGACCGAGGAAGAACAGGAGGCCGCGGGCGTCACCGACGACATGGTGCGGCTGTCGGTCGGCATCGAGGACCCCGCGGACATCGTCGCCGACTTAGAGGCGGCCATCGAGGCGGCAACGCAGTAA
- a CDS encoding aminopeptidase, with the protein MDERVREHAEVLVDWSARVEAGDDVVVSVAEDAHELGVAVAEALGERGANVTTLYGSSELSRAYLKGIEAGTDGDVDAEDFDADPAVDRAVFEAADAYLRIGGGRNTTATADVDRPTRQAYAKARKGVREARMDTDWVSTVHPTRSLAQQAGMAYEEYQEFVYDAVLRDWESLAEEMAQMKDVLDAGDEVRIVTERDDAPDTDVSMSIAGRTAVNSAASVAYDSHNLPSGEVFTAPYDTEGEAFFDVPMTIDATRVRNVHLAFEDGEVVDFSAEAGEDALADILDTDDGARRLGELGIGMNRGIDRFTDSILFDEKMGDTVHLAVGRAYDACLPEGESGNDSAVHVDMISDVSERSRMEVDGEVVQRNGTFRWEDGFEE; encoded by the coding sequence ATGGACGAACGCGTACGCGAGCACGCCGAGGTGCTCGTCGACTGGAGCGCACGGGTCGAGGCCGGCGACGACGTCGTCGTGAGCGTCGCGGAGGACGCCCACGAGCTGGGCGTCGCGGTCGCCGAGGCGCTCGGCGAACGGGGCGCGAACGTGACGACGCTGTACGGGTCAAGCGAACTCTCCCGCGCCTATTTAAAAGGCATCGAGGCCGGAACCGACGGCGACGTCGACGCAGAGGACTTCGACGCGGACCCCGCCGTCGACCGCGCGGTCTTCGAGGCCGCCGACGCCTATCTCCGGATCGGGGGCGGGCGCAACACCACCGCGACCGCCGACGTCGACCGCCCGACGCGGCAGGCGTACGCGAAGGCCCGCAAGGGCGTCCGCGAGGCGCGGATGGACACCGACTGGGTGTCGACGGTCCACCCCACGCGCTCGCTCGCTCAGCAGGCGGGGATGGCATACGAGGAGTACCAGGAGTTCGTCTACGACGCGGTCCTCCGCGACTGGGAGTCGCTCGCCGAGGAGATGGCGCAGATGAAAGACGTCCTCGACGCCGGCGACGAGGTCCGGATCGTCACCGAGCGCGACGACGCGCCCGACACCGACGTCTCGATGTCGATCGCGGGCCGCACCGCGGTGAACTCCGCGGCCTCCGTCGCGTACGACTCGCACAACCTCCCGAGCGGCGAGGTGTTCACCGCCCCCTACGACACCGAGGGCGAGGCGTTCTTCGACGTGCCGATGACCATCGACGCGACGCGCGTCCGGAACGTCCACCTCGCGTTCGAGGACGGCGAGGTCGTCGACTTCTCGGCCGAGGCGGGCGAGGACGCGCTCGCGGACATCCTCGACACCGACGACGGCGCCCGGCGACTCGGCGAGCTGGGGATCGGGATGAACCGCGGCATCGACCGCTTCACCGACTCGATCCTCTTCGACGAGAAGATGGGCGACACCGTCCACCTCGCGGTCGGCCGCGCCTACGACGCCTGCCTCCCGGAGGGCGAGTCCGGCAACGACAGCGCGGTCCACGTCGACATGATCTCGGACGTGAGCGAGCGCTCCCGGATGGAAGTCGACGGCGAGGTCGTCCAGCGGAACGGGACGTTCCGGTGGGAGGACGGGTTCGAAGAGTAG
- a CDS encoding winged helix-turn-helix domain-containing protein — MATNHSQPAGAGFPEDPEDLLPEDSVLSLDEYLAMHAAVGHRTRYEILYRLVHSDDMSPKELEDAIEVDDSTLHYHLNKLVDAGLVEKRQHTERGADGLYTYYRATVFGEVTLTSGVDELIRGEAEFEAMYDSSTED; from the coding sequence ATGGCGACGAATCACTCGCAGCCCGCCGGCGCAGGATTCCCGGAGGATCCCGAAGACCTGCTGCCCGAGGACAGCGTCCTCAGCCTCGACGAGTACCTGGCGATGCACGCAGCGGTCGGACACCGCACCAGGTACGAAATTCTCTATCGACTCGTCCACAGCGACGACATGAGCCCCAAAGAACTGGAGGACGCTATCGAGGTCGACGACAGTACCCTCCACTACCACCTCAACAAACTGGTCGACGCCGGCCTCGTCGAAAAGCGCCAACACACCGAGCGAGGAGCGGACGGCCTCTACACGTACTACCGAGCGACGGTGTTCGGCGAGGTAACGCTCACGAGCGGCGTCGACGAACTGATCCGCGGCGAAGCGGAGTTCGAAGCGATGTACGACAGTTCGACCGAGGATTGA
- a CDS encoding Mov34/MPN/PAD-1 family protein: protein MARKVAALYPDGEAPKLLARFHTHPGGSTRPSDTDRDSAEQIASQFSDALGTSDFEFFQGIHAYKDHNGNPGPSERHDPVVRSNSVSWRGEQYRHELALYGPAFRNPRRVVTGDD from the coding sequence ATGGCGCGTAAGGTCGCAGCGCTGTATCCAGACGGCGAAGCACCCAAGCTACTGGCACGCTTCCACACACATCCAGGTGGGTCGACGCGCCCGAGTGATACTGACCGCGACAGTGCTGAGCAGATCGCTTCACAGTTCTCGGATGCGCTGGGTACCTCGGACTTTGAGTTCTTCCAAGGAATCCATGCGTACAAAGACCACAATGGGAATCCGGGCCCGTCGGAGCGCCATGACCCGGTTGTCCGAAGCAACAGCGTCTCGTGGCGCGGTGAACAGTATCGGCATGAGCTAGCGCTGTACGGACCAGCATTCCGTAACCCACGACGGGTGGTGACTGGCGATGACTGA
- a CDS encoding PKD domain-containing protein: MLKGGGHIKTALVASIVIVACFTLFLTGPVSATDNLDETREIGGHGEAVHQSDSTEFIVKTIADSSVVQGDTFELEIEVTNEGDAAGTQTITYEVGSIYRENEMYLEPGETDTWFLTVDSDPLSPGEYTHYIESPSSTDDLPFLVKAGEPNFIVGNLRIEKDGEVTSRIEKGESAKIMYAILNDGEGLGTQYANCYLANENVGGEFLELEASEIRDDMSCTIDTGDLSPGTYEFGVETDDDSWYKEVVIEKPPQPPTIDSAFPSGNVRLNVATDDSEEFSVDASDPDSSPGALSTEWLIDGESYGTADRFTVYADDLSPGTHTLKAVVNDNQAETEAATREWTIDVVTPPRIAEQTPESESVDIEPDQSTSFRVTVEDGDTPNSDLDISWRVDGDQVGTGASFDLDRSILTPGTHTLSVRVSDDSDLTEDTFAEWTVKALARPSISEITPDRSTVTPGESVTFSVDPTDPNGRGITDVQWQIAGNEFTGRSIQHTFAQVGTVEAVVEVTNEAGLVATESTEITVESTPPRLESAGPEQPVVAVGEPVEFDVEASDPKDRSLSFDYQWRSDTGETDDQQSTTMRFDEVGKHEVTLTVTNKYGAETTQTYTVSVQNDEPSIVRRNPSEDSESILSQRTARFAAVITNRDSSPATVRFQIDGDTVETQRMTGDEELVSFQQAFSTPGERTVEISVVDSHGAENQVTWDMEVESRPPEIRDVSPGEDSLTVMSGETRSFDVSAVDPEKQGVEYQWYRNSSIIGAGPSVTETFDEGGTYDLTVEASDPQGSTSTRSWSVNVRSFREPPTESTHLSNIEIDPESERVTKTFLTTSLENPSSNDRTVVVEFIIDTPDGLEVVRQRGVSEANNAQITGIGRIEPGAQRSMRVGLRIADESIIGSDVPIDVTIRYYPASQPEDISYVRQSNEEVTIQRPGIIPQVTTWIDSLIDDIL, from the coding sequence ATGCTCAAGGGGGGTGGCCATATCAAAACGGCACTCGTTGCTTCGATTGTTATTGTAGCTTGTTTTACGTTATTTCTCACAGGACCTGTATCTGCTACTGACAATTTAGACGAAACTAGAGAAATCGGTGGACATGGCGAGGCTGTCCACCAATCAGATTCCACAGAATTCATTGTCAAAACCATTGCCGACTCCAGCGTTGTACAAGGAGACACATTTGAATTAGAAATTGAGGTAACTAATGAGGGGGACGCAGCTGGCACCCAGACTATTACTTATGAAGTAGGTTCTATATATCGGGAGAATGAAATGTACTTGGAGCCTGGAGAAACAGATACGTGGTTCCTTACTGTCGACAGCGATCCGCTGTCGCCCGGCGAATACACGCATTATATCGAGAGTCCTTCAAGCACTGATGACCTTCCGTTCCTTGTCAAAGCTGGTGAGCCGAACTTCATCGTAGGTAATCTCCGTATTGAGAAAGACGGAGAAGTAACTTCACGGATTGAAAAAGGCGAATCTGCGAAGATAATGTATGCTATCCTCAATGATGGAGAGGGGCTCGGAACTCAGTATGCGAACTGCTATCTTGCTAACGAAAATGTGGGCGGTGAGTTCCTTGAACTAGAGGCCTCAGAGATCCGAGACGACATGTCCTGTACGATCGACACAGGCGACCTTTCACCTGGGACCTACGAGTTCGGCGTTGAGACTGACGATGATTCATGGTACAAGGAGGTGGTCATCGAGAAGCCTCCGCAGCCGCCGACAATCGATTCGGCATTCCCATCTGGTAATGTGAGGCTCAATGTTGCGACAGACGATTCCGAGGAATTCAGTGTCGACGCTTCTGACCCTGACTCTAGTCCTGGGGCCCTCTCGACGGAATGGCTCATTGACGGTGAGAGCTATGGTACCGCTGACCGGTTTACTGTCTACGCTGATGATCTTTCTCCGGGGACTCATACACTGAAAGCCGTCGTTAACGATAATCAAGCCGAAACCGAGGCAGCAACTCGTGAGTGGACGATCGATGTTGTCACGCCGCCACGGATTGCTGAACAGACACCAGAAAGCGAGTCGGTTGATATCGAGCCAGATCAATCCACATCGTTCAGAGTAACTGTTGAGGACGGCGATACACCGAATTCAGACCTCGATATCTCATGGCGAGTAGACGGAGATCAAGTCGGGACAGGCGCGTCGTTTGATCTTGACAGGAGTATCTTGACTCCTGGAACCCATACGTTGAGTGTCAGAGTTTCTGATGACAGCGACCTCACCGAAGATACCTTCGCTGAGTGGACAGTGAAAGCCCTCGCTCGCCCCTCTATCTCTGAAATAACACCAGACCGCTCTACCGTCACCCCGGGTGAGTCAGTTACATTCTCTGTCGACCCGACTGATCCAAACGGTAGGGGGATCACTGACGTCCAGTGGCAAATAGCTGGTAATGAGTTTACTGGACGGTCTATCCAGCATACCTTCGCGCAGGTTGGAACAGTTGAAGCCGTTGTTGAGGTCACAAATGAAGCTGGTCTCGTGGCAACCGAATCAACTGAAATTACCGTCGAATCAACACCACCACGGCTCGAATCTGCTGGTCCAGAACAACCAGTAGTGGCGGTTGGTGAACCGGTTGAATTCGACGTAGAAGCTTCAGATCCCAAAGACCGGTCGCTGTCTTTCGATTACCAGTGGCGTTCCGACACGGGGGAAACCGATGACCAACAGTCGACAACCATGCGCTTCGACGAAGTCGGCAAGCATGAGGTCACTCTCACGGTGACCAACAAGTACGGTGCTGAAACGACGCAGACCTATACGGTTAGTGTCCAGAACGATGAGCCCTCGATAGTACGTCGGAATCCCTCTGAAGACTCTGAATCTATTCTTTCACAAAGGACCGCTCGCTTTGCTGCTGTTATTACCAACCGTGATTCGTCACCAGCAACGGTCCGGTTCCAGATAGATGGAGACACAGTTGAAACGCAACGAATGACGGGTGATGAAGAACTCGTCAGCTTCCAGCAGGCGTTCTCAACTCCGGGGGAAAGGACAGTTGAGATATCGGTCGTAGATAGTCATGGTGCCGAAAACCAAGTCACGTGGGACATGGAGGTCGAAAGTAGACCTCCCGAAATTCGTGATGTCTCACCAGGTGAGGATAGCCTTACCGTGATGTCTGGCGAAACTCGCTCATTTGATGTATCAGCTGTCGATCCGGAAAAACAGGGTGTGGAGTACCAATGGTACCGAAACAGCAGCATAATCGGTGCTGGACCGTCAGTAACAGAGACTTTTGATGAGGGAGGTACATACGATCTGACCGTAGAAGCGAGTGATCCACAGGGTAGTACCTCTACCCGGTCTTGGTCAGTTAATGTCCGTAGCTTCCGTGAACCGCCTACAGAGAGTACACACCTATCCAACATCGAGATCGACCCGGAGAGTGAGCGGGTTACGAAAACGTTCTTGACTACCTCACTAGAGAACCCGTCGTCAAATGATCGAACTGTCGTCGTGGAATTCATCATTGATACGCCCGATGGCCTTGAGGTAGTTCGACAGCGAGGCGTGAGCGAAGCGAATAACGCTCAGATTACTGGGATCGGACGAATTGAACCCGGAGCTCAGCGATCAATGCGTGTTGGTCTACGAATTGCTGATGAATCTATCATCGGATCAGATGTTCCCATTGATGTAACAATTCGATATTATCCTGCCAGCCAACCAGAGGACATAAGTTATGTTCGTCAGTCAAACGAGGAGGTCACGATTCAACGACCAGGAATTATCCCGCAGGTTACGACTTGGATTGACTCCCTAATTGATGATATTCTATAG